In Desulfovibrio porci, one DNA window encodes the following:
- a CDS encoding efflux RND transporter permease subunit codes for MAASAKPNLFLRRPVLSAVISIVITLVGALAMKALPIAQYPDLVPPTVQVSVSYPGASAETIAGTVLAPLEVNINGVENMLYMTSTAASGSGSGSISVYFALGTNPDMALVNVNNKVNLAQTLLPEEVRRQGVTVVKRSPAMLQAFSYYSPDGRYDEVYIHNWMQINVVDELKRVPGVGDCSIFGSMSYAMRIWLQPDKLAKYGLSVGEVAQAIQDQNSQFAPGRLGDMPSPASTQLTWQIDTEGRLITPDQFGEIIIRTGEDSAMLRLKDVARIELGGQDYSVSSRFNGVPARMGAVYLLPGANAISTGERVTARLKEIAKTLPDGLSYRIVVDTNDFVMESIKEVISTLVEAMILVFIVVYVFLQNWRATLIPCIAVPVSIIGTFAGMYALGYSINTLTLFGMVLAIGIVVDDAIVVLENVERIMSSEHLPPKEATAKAMNEVTAPVIAIVLVLCAVFIPVSFMGGLAGQMYKQFAITISVSVVLSGIVALTLTPSLCALLLKPHAHDYTPPRAFVWFNYAFGRVTHRYLRTVRFIKDSSLRAMTLFALMVVAIVWLLKVVPGGLVPNEDQGYILGMAILADGASQHRTTAVTEVLSDFVLKQPSASHVATINGLDITSISVKSNYGTFFATLKPWSERKGEDESAEALTKKVMAVTMMQPEAVVLGFTPPPISGMSTTGGFEGYIQMRGDGTIYDLEANANKMVAEAMSKNADGTPKYPAIGNVQNLFSTGAPQLYANLDRERCKDMGVSVSDVFSAMGATFGTTYVNDFNYMGRTFQVRMQSEAAYRMLPESLNDVFVRNNKGEMIPLTAVMTLERRTAPQVMERYNVFPAAHILGNPASGYSSGQALDAMEQAANAVLPNDFSLGWVGSALQEKLASADTTLIFVLALVMVFLILAAQYESWSLPLAVLTAVPFGVFGALAATWFRDLSNDVYFQVALVTLVGLAAKNAILIVEFAVESWRDGRSLDVAAMHASRLRFRPIVMTSLAFILGCVPLAISSGAGANSRHAIGTAVIGGMLAATCIATLFVPYFFKTIMQLSLKLQGKKDPNEGKSRYDDDPEDI; via the coding sequence ATGGCCGCTTCCGCTAAGCCGAATCTCTTTTTGCGCCGGCCGGTCCTTTCGGCCGTCATTTCCATCGTGATCACCCTGGTGGGCGCGCTGGCCATGAAGGCGCTGCCTATTGCCCAATATCCGGACCTCGTGCCGCCCACGGTGCAGGTCAGCGTGTCCTATCCCGGCGCCTCCGCTGAAACCATCGCGGGCACGGTGCTGGCCCCGCTGGAAGTGAACATCAACGGCGTGGAAAACATGCTCTACATGACGTCCACGGCCGCTTCCGGTTCCGGTTCGGGCAGCATCAGCGTCTACTTCGCTCTGGGCACCAACCCGGACATGGCGCTGGTCAACGTCAACAACAAGGTTAACCTGGCCCAGACCCTGCTGCCCGAAGAGGTGCGCCGTCAGGGCGTGACCGTGGTCAAAAGATCCCCGGCCATGTTGCAGGCCTTTTCCTATTACTCGCCTGACGGCCGCTACGACGAGGTCTACATCCACAACTGGATGCAGATCAACGTGGTGGACGAGCTCAAGCGCGTGCCCGGCGTGGGCGACTGCTCGATCTTCGGTTCCATGAGCTACGCCATGCGCATCTGGCTTCAGCCGGACAAGCTGGCCAAATACGGCCTGAGCGTGGGCGAGGTGGCCCAGGCCATCCAGGATCAGAACTCGCAGTTCGCGCCCGGCCGACTGGGCGACATGCCCTCACCGGCCTCCACCCAGCTCACCTGGCAGATTGATACCGAAGGACGTCTGATCACGCCCGACCAGTTCGGCGAGATCATCATCCGCACCGGCGAGGACAGCGCCATGCTGCGCCTCAAGGATGTGGCCCGCATCGAGTTGGGCGGCCAGGACTATAGCGTGAGTTCCCGCTTCAACGGCGTGCCCGCGCGTATGGGCGCGGTCTATCTGCTGCCCGGCGCCAATGCCATATCCACGGGCGAGCGGGTTACCGCCCGCCTGAAGGAGATCGCCAAAACCCTGCCCGACGGGCTGTCCTACAGGATCGTGGTGGATACCAACGACTTTGTTATGGAATCCATCAAAGAGGTGATCAGCACTCTGGTGGAAGCCATGATCCTGGTGTTCATCGTGGTTTACGTCTTCCTCCAGAACTGGCGGGCCACCCTGATTCCCTGCATCGCCGTGCCGGTGTCCATCATCGGCACCTTCGCGGGCATGTACGCCCTGGGCTACTCCATCAACACCCTGACGCTCTTCGGCATGGTGCTGGCCATCGGCATCGTGGTGGACGACGCCATCGTGGTGCTGGAAAACGTCGAGCGCATCATGAGTTCCGAGCACCTGCCGCCCAAGGAGGCCACGGCCAAGGCCATGAACGAGGTCACGGCCCCGGTTATCGCCATCGTGCTGGTGCTCTGCGCGGTGTTCATCCCCGTGTCGTTCATGGGCGGTCTGGCGGGCCAGATGTACAAGCAGTTCGCCATCACCATCTCGGTGTCCGTGGTGCTTTCGGGCATTGTGGCCCTGACGCTCACCCCGTCGCTCTGCGCCCTGTTGCTCAAGCCTCATGCCCATGATTATACGCCGCCGCGCGCCTTTGTCTGGTTCAACTACGCCTTCGGGCGGGTGACCCACCGCTACCTGCGCACCGTGCGCTTCATCAAGGATTCGAGCCTGCGCGCCATGACGTTGTTCGCCCTGATGGTGGTGGCCATCGTCTGGCTGCTCAAGGTGGTGCCCGGCGGCCTGGTGCCCAATGAGGACCAGGGCTATATCCTGGGCATGGCCATCCTGGCCGACGGCGCTTCCCAGCATCGGACCACGGCGGTTACGGAAGTGCTGAGCGACTTTGTGCTCAAGCAGCCTTCGGCCTCCCACGTCGCCACCATTAACGGTCTCGACATCACCTCCATATCGGTGAAAAGCAATTACGGCACCTTTTTCGCCACGCTCAAGCCCTGGAGCGAGCGCAAAGGCGAGGATGAATCCGCCGAGGCCCTGACCAAGAAGGTCATGGCCGTGACCATGATGCAGCCCGAAGCCGTGGTGCTGGGCTTTACGCCGCCGCCCATCAGCGGCATGAGCACCACCGGCGGTTTTGAAGGCTACATCCAGATGCGCGGCGACGGCACCATTTATGATCTGGAAGCCAACGCCAACAAAATGGTGGCCGAGGCCATGTCCAAAAACGCCGACGGCACGCCCAAGTATCCGGCCATCGGCAATGTGCAGAACCTCTTCTCCACCGGCGCGCCCCAGCTCTACGCCAATCTGGACCGCGAACGCTGCAAGGACATGGGCGTGAGCGTCAGCGACGTGTTCTCGGCCATGGGGGCCACTTTCGGCACGACCTACGTGAACGACTTCAACTACATGGGCCGCACCTTCCAGGTGCGCATGCAGTCCGAGGCCGCCTACCGCATGCTGCCGGAATCGCTCAACGACGTCTTTGTGCGCAACAACAAGGGCGAGATGATCCCGCTCACCGCCGTCATGACCCTGGAGCGGCGCACCGCGCCCCAGGTCATGGAGCGCTACAACGTGTTCCCGGCGGCGCACATCCTGGGCAACCCGGCCAGCGGCTATTCCTCGGGCCAGGCCCTGGACGCCATGGAGCAGGCCGCCAACGCGGTGCTGCCCAACGACTTCAGTCTGGGCTGGGTGGGGTCGGCCCTGCAGGAAAAGCTGGCCAGCGCGGACACCACGCTCATCTTCGTGCTGGCTCTGGTCATGGTCTTCCTGATCCTGGCCGCCCAGTACGAGTCCTGGTCCCTGCCCCTGGCCGTGCTCACCGCCGTGCCTTTCGGCGTGTTCGGCGCGCTGGCGGCCACCTGGTTCCGGGATCTCTCCAACGACGTGTACTTCCAGGTGGCCCTGGTCACTCTGGTGGGCCTGGCCGCCAAAAACGCCATTCTGATCGTGGAATTCGCCGTGGAGTCCTGGCGCGACGGCCGCAGTCTGGACGTGGCCGCCATGCACGCCTCGCGCCTGCGCTTCCGGCCCATCGTGATGACCTCCCTGGCCTTCATTCTGGGCTGCGTGCCTCTGGCCATCAGCTCCGGCGCGGGCGCCAACAGCCGTCACGCCATCGGCACGGCGGTCATCGGCGGCATGCTGGCGGCCACCTGCATCGCCACGCTCTTTGTACCGTA
- a CDS encoding efflux RND transporter periplasmic adaptor subunit, which translates to MTMRPLIFLSLVLGLCLALAGCGEDKKAQQAMLPPVAVFDVTVADVPWPAEYQAQASGSRAVEVRARVEAIIEKRLYEEGDFVKQGQLMFQLERDQYEAKVQQAEAQFNNAEREWKRIRPLYEKNAVSQKERDSARAAYESAKAELRQAKINLDYCQVTAPVSGYSSKENFTPGNLVGNNSLLTYVNQTDPMYIDFSIAAPERMRRQQLAAAGRLRFPENGRYKARLRLLDGTLYKGEGEVTFIDSQVQPSTGVIKARAVFANADGHIMPGQYVRLYMEGDVLKNAVLIPQKCVVLTQKGSLVMGLDKDNKVYAIPVTLSVAVGDRYLVDSGLKGGERIISEGLVKARPGTQVRVQEPAAQQQQAQAPAAQK; encoded by the coding sequence ATGACCATGAGACCGCTGATTTTTCTTTCCCTTGTCCTGGGCCTTTGCCTGGCCCTTGCCGGTTGCGGCGAGGATAAAAAGGCCCAGCAGGCCATGTTGCCCCCGGTGGCCGTCTTTGACGTGACCGTGGCCGACGTGCCCTGGCCCGCCGAATACCAGGCCCAGGCTTCGGGTTCGCGCGCCGTGGAAGTGCGCGCCCGGGTGGAGGCCATTATTGAAAAACGCCTCTATGAGGAAGGCGATTTCGTGAAGCAGGGCCAGCTCATGTTCCAGCTGGAGCGCGACCAGTACGAAGCCAAGGTCCAGCAGGCCGAGGCGCAGTTCAACAATGCCGAGCGCGAATGGAAGCGCATCCGCCCGCTTTACGAAAAGAACGCCGTTTCCCAAAAAGAACGCGATTCCGCCCGCGCCGCCTACGAAAGCGCCAAGGCTGAACTGCGCCAGGCCAAGATCAATCTGGACTATTGCCAGGTGACGGCCCCGGTTTCCGGTTACAGCAGCAAGGAAAACTTCACCCCCGGCAATCTGGTGGGCAACAACTCTCTGCTCACCTATGTGAACCAGACCGATCCCATGTATATCGACTTTTCCATTGCCGCGCCCGAACGCATGCGCCGCCAGCAGCTGGCCGCCGCCGGGCGGCTGCGGTTCCCCGAAAACGGGCGCTACAAGGCGCGGCTGCGCCTGCTGGACGGCACCCTGTACAAGGGCGAGGGCGAAGTCACCTTCATCGACAGCCAGGTGCAGCCCAGCACGGGCGTCATCAAGGCCCGCGCGGTCTTCGCCAATGCCGACGGCCACATCATGCCCGGCCAGTATGTGCGCCTGTACATGGAAGGCGACGTGCTCAAGAACGCCGTGCTCATCCCGCAGAAGTGCGTGGTGCTGACCCAGAAAGGTTCGCTGGTCATGGGTCTGGACAAGGACAACAAAGTATACGCCATCCCCGTCACCCTCAGCGTGGCCGTGGGCGACCGCTATTTGGTGGACTCCGGCCTCAAGGGCGGCGAAAGGATCATCAGCGAGGGCCTGGTCAAGGCCCGGCCCGGAACCCAGGTGCGCGTGCAGGAGCCTGCCGCCCAACAGCAGCAGGCTCAGGCTCCCGCCGCTCAAAAGTAG